The Aquincola tertiaricarbonis genomic sequence CTCACGCTGCAGCTGCGCCAGGCCATCGACGATGCGCGCATTGCGCGCTTCGATGCCCTGCATCAGCTGCTTTTGCTGCGTGGCGCTGGGTGAGACCAGCGCCTGCAGGCTGTCGACTGCGCTTTGCTTGGCCAGTTGCTGAACGGTGCGGGCCAGCTCCATCAGGCTGCGCTCCTGCGCAGCCACCTGGGTGGCCCGGCTCACCTGCCACAGCGCACCGCCCGAGGTGCCGAGTGCGGCCAGCATGGCCAGCGCGCACAGCCCCAGCGCCAGCCACACGCGCACGCCGATGGAGAAACGTTTGAGCGACAACACGGTACAACCTTGAGGTGGTGACCGGTGATGCGGCTCAGCCGCCCAGCTCGCTGACCAGCTCCTGGCAACGCGTGATGCGCTCACGCTGGATGCCGCCCGCCAGCTTGCGGGCCTCGTCCTCACGGCCGGCCAGGATGGCGGGCACCAGGTCCACTTCACGCGTCTTCTTGAAGGCGGCCCAGGTCTCGTTCAATTCCTTGAACTGTGCCTCCTTGCCGGCCGGTGCCTTCATCTTCGCCAGCTTGGCGCTCACCGCATCGGCCGTGTCCTTGACCAGCTTCTGCTGATCGGCGCCGCGCTTGTCCTTGTTGGTGAGCATCGTCACCAGTGACTCACGCGCTGCACTCAACTGACCTCGCAGCTCGCTGAATTCGTTGGCATGGGCAGGCAAGGCAACCGGCAGCACCGCCAGCGCGGCCAGCAAGGAAACAAGGGCACGACGGATCATGAACAACTCCAACAACGGATGAAACGATGGGTCCCGCAAGAGCGGGCTGGGAGTTCTATCGGCGTGGAATTAAGTGACTTGAATTGTTGTTGGGTGACGGTAATTGTCAGTAATGACTAATTGGATGCGGGGCGCGATACGCCTGCGAGGAGCGAAAAAAAACCGCCTCACAGAGACGGTTCTTCAGGATGGAGAGGAGACTGCGGTCAGCCGCGGCCACCGAAGCCGTCCGTTCCATAGCCGACGTCCGAGCGATGGGAGGCGCGGTAGCCTTGGGCACCGTAGCCACCCGGGGCGGCGCGGTCTTCACGGGGACGCGCCAAGCTCACGCTGATGGTGCGACCGTCGACCGACATGCCGTTCAAACCGTCGATCGCGGCCTGGGCAAGCTCGGCCGCTGCCATCTCGACAAAACCGAAGCCTTTGGACTTGTTGGTGTCGCGGTCCATCATGACCTTGGCCGACAACACTTTGCCGAACTCGCCGAAGTTGCTTCTGAGGCTGGCGTCGGTGACGGAAAAGGGCAGGTTACCCACGAAGATCTTGGTGCTCATGATGAGCCTTTCATTGAGTCAGGGCGCATCCATCGCGATGCGTGCGTGCGGACGGGAAGTCCGCGAGGTCAACTCGGTTGGAGAACTGCTGCAGCGAGCAGTCGTCAGCACGACGGGGGGTTCGGCATGCAGGTTTGCAGCCAGCCTTGCGTGACGGCGAACAGTTGGGCCGCATTGCGCGACGAGAACGTCGTGTTCGACCTGAACACACGGCAGTAGCTGCCTTCGCCCTTGGAGCGTTGGACCGAGAAGGAGGCGCTGAAGCGGCCGCAGTCGGTCGAGCGTGTCGTGGGCGAAACGACGTACTGGCCCATGGAAATGGCTTTGCTTGAAATCGTGGTCAATCAGAAATCGCAGGCGGGGAGCCTGCGTGAGCATGGTGGCTCGGTTGGCTGCTGCTCGGCAAGCCAAAAGGTGACGGCGCCAAAGTCGTCCGTCTGGAGGTGGCGCGCCAGGTGTGCAGCGCGCCGTCGTCAGGCGGAATTATACAAGTGCCACCTCGAGCAGCTGCCGCGACGAAGGTCCTGCCTGGCCAGGTCTGCCCGACCCTGGCCCCTCAAACCTGCAGATCCCGATCCCGCAGACAGTCCACGAACGCCATCAACGCGGCCGACGGATGGCGGCGGCTGGCGTAGTAGAGGAACAGGCCCGGCTTGGTGACGGTCCAGTCGGCCATCACCGGCACCAGGCGGCCCGCGGCCAAGGCCTCGTCCACCTGCGCGTGGTCGAAGGCGTACAGCAAGCCCAGGCCTTGCAGCGCGGCGGCCACCCCCAGGCTGGCGTCGTTGGTCACCAGCGGGCCTTCGGTGGCCACTTCCAGCCGCTTGCCGCGCTTGTGCAGTTCCCAGCGGTACACGCGGCCGTCCTGCTGCAGCCGCCAGTTGATGCAGGCATGGTGGGCCAGGTCGGCCGGCGTGGTCGGCGCTCCGTGCCGGGCCAGGTAGTCGGGTGCAGAAACGATCTTCATCCGCACGTCGGGCGTCAGCCGCACGGCGATCATGTCCTTCTCGATGCGCCCGCCCGCCCGGATGCCGGCATCGAATCTGCCCTCTACGATGTCGCTCAGCGCGTCGTCCACCACGATGTCCAGCACCACGCCCGGATGCGCGCGGTGAAAGCGGCCCAGCCGTGGCGCGATGAACTGCCGCGCGGCCATGCCCAGCGTGTTGATGCGCAGCGTGCCCACCGGCTGGCCCGCCACCGCGCCGGCCTCGGCCACGGCGTCGTCCAGGTCCGCGAAGAGTGGGGCGATGCGCTGGTGCAGCCGCGCGCCCGCTTCGGTGGTGGACACGCTGCGTGTGGTGCGGTTGAGCAGGCGCACGCCCAGGCGGGCCTCCAGCTGGCGGATGGTCTGGCTCAGGGCCGAAGGCGACAGGCCCAGGTGCTCCGCCGCGCGGGCAAAGCTCGATCGATCGGCCACGGCCGCGAAGGCCTTCAGCTCTGCAAACTCGGACCCGCGCATTATGTTGATTCCGCTACATAACCCATTCGGAGTCTAGAGGATTCACTCAGCAGTCCGGCGCGCGCATCCTGGCGGCTCCACAACCCGTCAGGAGATCCGATGATGAGCAACACCGTCGCGCTGCCCGCGCCCATTGCCGCCTACTTCGAGGCCGACCGCCAGGGTCCGGAGGCGGTGGCCCTGTGCTTCACCCCGCAGGCCGTCGTCACCGATGAAGGCCGCCAGCACCACGGCCGTGCCGCCATCACGGCCTGGAAGCAGGCCGCTTCTCGCGCCTTCGAGTACCAGGTGCAGCCCTTCTCGGTGGTGGAAGAAGGGCGGGGAGAAGAGCACGCCTGGTGCGTGCGCAGCCACGTCACCGGCAACTTCCCGGGCAGCCCTGTGGACCTGCGCTACCACTTCCGCCTTGACGACGGCCTGGTGGCTGCGCTGGAGATCACGGCATGAGTTTCGACCTTCAATTGCAAAGGGGCCGTGCGTTGGTCACTGGTGGCACCAAAGGGGTGGGCGCCGCCGTGGTGCAGGCGCTGCAGCAGGCCGGCATGCAGGTGCTGGCCGTGGCGCGCAGCGTGCCGCCCGAGGCACCCGCGCGGGCAAGTACCGCATCAGTACCCGCGCCTGCTTCACGCCCCTGTCACGCCCCGGGCCTAGCCTGCGCGGCCTTGCAGTTCCTCTCTTTCACACCATGACCACACGACGCAGCTTCCTGCGCGGCGGTGCGCAGGCGGGCCTGGCGGCTGCGGCCGTGGGCGCGTTCCCGCCTTCCATCCAGCGGGCGCTGGCCATTCCGGCGCACAACGCCACCGGCACCATCCAGGACGTGCAGCACGTCGTGATCCTGATGCAGGAGAACCGGGCCTTCGACCACTACTTCGGCACCCTGGCCGGCGTGCGTGGCTTCGGCGATCGCTTTCCCATTCCGCTGCCCGATGGCCGCAACGTGTGGCAGCAGCGCAATGCGTCGGGCCAGGTGATCCTGCCCTTCCACCTCGATGGCTCGGTGGGCAATGCGCAGCGGGCCAATGGCACGCCGCACGACTGGAACGACAGCCAGCAGGCCTGGGACCACGGCCGCATGGACCAGTGGCCGCGCTACAAGAACCAGATCTCTATGGGCTACTTCGAGCAGGCCGAGATCCCGTTCCAGTTCGCGCTGGCCAATGCCTTCACGATCTGCGATGCGTACCACTGCTCGATGCACACGGGCACCGACGCCAACCGCTCGTTCTTCCTCACCGGCACCAACGGCGCCGTGCCCACCGGCACCGCCTTCGTCACCAACGAGTGGGACGCCATCGACGGCCTGCCCGGCGGCGTGGACACCGGCTACACCTGGACCACCTATGCCGAGCGGCTGGAGCAGGCCGGCGTGAGCTGGATCAGCTACCAGAACATGCCCGACGAGTGGGGCGACAACATGCTGGGCGCCTTCCGGCAGTTCAAGCGGGCCAACATCGCCTCGGGCTATCCGGTGTCCAGCGGCGGCTCGCCGGGCCGGCCGTACACCAACACCGGCCAGGCCCTGCCGTACCACGCCTACGACCCCGCCACCGACAACGCGAACAACCCGCTGTACAAGGGTGTGGCCAACACGCTGCCCGGCACCAGCCCCGAGAACTACCTCGACGCCTTCCGCCGCGACATCCGCGAAGGCCGGCTGCCGGCCGTCTCGTGGATGAATGCGCCGTCGATCTACTGCGAGCATCCTGGCCCTTCCAGCCCGGTGCAGGGCGCCTGGTTCCTGCAGGAGGTGCTGGACGCGCTCACCGCCGTGCCCGAGGTGTGGAGCAAGACGGTGCTGATCGTCAACTTCGACGAGAACGACGGTTACTTCGACCACGTGCCTTCGCCTTCGGCCCCTTCGCCCGACGGGAAGGGCGGTTTCGCCGGCAAGACCACGCTGGGCGCGGCGGAGATGGCACCGGAGTACTTCACCCATCCCAAGCCGGCCGGCAGCCGCAGCCAGCCGGCGCCCGACGGCCGCGTGTACGGCCCGGGCCCTCGGGTGCCCCTCTTCGTCATCTCGCCCTGGAGCCGCGGAGGCTGGGTCAACTCGCAGGTGTTCGACCACACCTCGGTGCTGCGCTTCCTGGAGGCGCGCTTCGGCGTGATGGAGCCCAACATCAGCCCCTTCCGCCGCGCGGTGTGCGGCGACCTGACCAGCGCCTTCAACTTCGCCACGCCCAACACCGAAGTGCTGCCGGTGCTGGAAGGCCGCCGCAGCAAGGCCGATGCCGATGCGCTGCGCCGCCAGCAGGAGCGGCTGCAGCAGATCCGCCCGCCGGTGCAACAGCAGTTGCCCTTGCAAGCGGCCGGCACCCGGCCTTCACGCGCGCTGCCCTATGAGCTGGCCACCACCTGCCAGGTGCTGCCCGGCGCCGGCAGCATCGCCAACACGCGGGTGCAGCTGAGCTTCATCAACACCGGGCGCCAGGCGGCGGTGTTCCATGTGTACGACCGGCTCAACCTGGCCGCGCTGCCGCGCCGCTACATGGTGGAAGCGGGCAAGCGCCTGGAAGACACCTGGGTGCCTGCGGGTGGCGGCCTGTACGACCTGTGGGTGCTGGGCCCCAATGGCTACCACCGGCACTTCGGTGGCAGCGCCTACCGCGCGGTGTCGGCGGCGCAGCCGCGGCCCGAGGTGCAGGTGCGTTGCGACGGCCGCACCGGCGAGCTGGTGCTGCTGCTGTCCAACGCCGGCTCGGGCCCATGCAGCCTCACGCTGCAGTCCAACGCTTATGCGGCCTACAGCAGCAGCCACACGCTGGCCCCGCGCAGTGAAACCACGCTGCGGCTGCCGGTGGCGGGCAATGGCCACTGGTACGACCTCAGCGCCCGTGTCAGCGGCCATCCGGAGTACCTGCGCCGCTTGGCCGGCCGGGTGGAAACGGGCCGGCACACGGTCAGCGACCCGGCGCTGGGTGCCTAGAGGTTGGCCATCGCCAGGTAGTCCAGCACCGCCGTGCCGCCCAGCGTGGCAAAGGGCAGCAGCACGGCCTTGAGCAACGGCTGCTGCGAGAACGGCGCGAAGGCACCTTCGCGCAGCGCGTCGATCTCGCGCCGCAGCCACTGCAGCTGCGGCGTGGCCAGGGGCTCCGCGGCCTGGGGCGCGGCCACCCGCAGCAGGGCATGGTCCACCTCGCGCAGCGCCGCCTGCCGCGACTGCTCGACCGAGCGGCGCAGCGCCACCGCGCAGGCCAGCACGATGGCCAGGCTCAGCAGGCCCATGCCGATCAGCAGCCACGGCAGCTCCCAGTCGTCGAAGGCGCGGTGGCGCGCCACCAGCAGCAGCGACAGCACGATGAAGGGGTAGTAGATCAGCCGCGTGACCACCCGCGTGCGCCGGGCGGCGAACTGCAGGTCGATCCAGTGGTCCAGCAGCCGCGGCGGCAGCGGCCCCATCTGCGCACGGAAGTGGTTGAGTGTGCGCTGCGGCCAGTTGGCGCCATGCAGCCGCAGCTGCTGCACGAAGCGCACGCAGAACCAGGTGGCGTCCACCACGCCGAAGACCAGGAAGGTCATGGCCACGACGGCGGTCAAGGCCAGCCAGAAGTGCACCTGGGCCGACAGCGCACCGCGCACCGGAATGCCAGGGTCTTGAACCAGCAGCCAGCGCAGCAGCAGGCCCAGGCCCACCAGCAGCACGGTGCACACGCTGGTGCGCAGCAGCCGCGCCGGCATGCGGTTCTGGGCGATGTAGCGCTTCCAGAACACCTCGGCGCCCGGCGTCATCGCCGGGTCGATGCGGCTGCCGTTGACCGTGTAGGTGGCGTGGGGGTCGAAGAGCCGCGCCAGGCGCTGCAGGGGGCCGAGCCCGGCTTCTTCCTGTGCCAGCTCCGCATGCAGGCGCCGCCGCGTCTTGCCCAGGTGCAGCGCCAGCGCGATGTCGTCGAGGTTGCGCGACAGCGAAGTCCAGCCGCGGAACAGCAGGTGCAGGCACAGCAGCAGCGTGAACACGTGGATGGCCTGCGTGGGCCACAGGCTGATGCCTTCGGTCAGGCTCATCGGCTTGCCGTTGGCCGTGAGCCAGTCGGCGAAGGCCGGCCATTGCCGCGCCGCCGCCCAGGGGAGGGCCACGTGCAGCAGCAGCAGCGCCGCCAGCAAGAGGGCGCGTCGGTGCCAGGCGGAGCGGCCCGCCACCAGCAGCCCGCGGCGCAGCCGCCTGCGCAGCGCGCGGCTGACGGCCACCGCCGGCATCCAGACGGCCGCCAGCAGCGCGCTGAACAGCAGGGCGAGCACGGCCGGCCTGGTGGGCGGGTGCGGTTGGCTGTGGGGCGGATGGATCTGGTCGCAGGTCAGCAACTGGGTGCGGCAGTCGGCGTCGGCCCCGGGTGCGGCCGGTGCCGGCGGCGCCGGCTCCGCCGCCAGCTGGAAGTCGAAGGCCTGGGTGCGGCCGATCTCGAACAGGCGCGGCGGTTGCAGCCAGCCGTCGATGCGCGCCTGCAGCTGCGCGGGTTCGGTCAGTGGTCGGGCGGGCGTGGTGGCCCGCGTCAGGGCCAGCCGGGTGGTGAAGAACACGGCCGTCTGGTAGGTGTCGCGAAAGGGCGGCGTGCCGGCCTGCAGGCGGTCGGCCAGCTGCAGGCCGAAGTTGGAAGCCACGATCAGGTTGCGCGCCCAGGCCTGCTCGCTGGGGTGCAGCAGGCGTGCATCCAGGTCGGTGGTGAAGAACACCGCATTCGGAAACTCCGGCTGCAGCGCCTTCAGCAGCAACAGCTTGTCGTGCACGTCGTTGCCCAGCACACCGATGGCGCGTATGCCGTCCGCACCGGCCGCGCGCAGCGCC encodes the following:
- a CDS encoding RNA recognition motif domain-containing protein, with the protein product MSTKIFVGNLPFSVTDASLRSNFGEFGKVLSAKVMMDRDTNKSKGFGFVEMAAAELAQAAIDGLNGMSVDGRTISVSLARPREDRAAPGGYGAQGYRASHRSDVGYGTDGFGGRG
- a CDS encoding LysR family transcriptional regulator, with protein sequence MRGSEFAELKAFAAVADRSSFARAAEHLGLSPSALSQTIRQLEARLGVRLLNRTTRSVSTTEAGARLHQRIAPLFADLDDAVAEAGAVAGQPVGTLRINTLGMAARQFIAPRLGRFHRAHPGVVLDIVVDDALSDIVEGRFDAGIRAGGRIEKDMIAVRLTPDVRMKIVSAPDYLARHGAPTTPADLAHHACINWRLQQDGRVYRWELHKRGKRLEVATEGPLVTNDASLGVAAALQGLGLLYAFDHAQVDEALAAGRLVPVMADWTVTKPGLFLYYASRRHPSAALMAFVDCLRDRDLQV
- a CDS encoding nuclear transport factor 2 family protein, whose protein sequence is MSNTVALPAPIAAYFEADRQGPEAVALCFTPQAVVTDEGRQHHGRAAITAWKQAASRAFEYQVQPFSVVEEGRGEEHAWCVRSHVTGNFPGSPVDLRYHFRLDDGLVAALEITA
- a CDS encoding phosphocholine-specific phospholipase C, which produces MTTRRSFLRGGAQAGLAAAAVGAFPPSIQRALAIPAHNATGTIQDVQHVVILMQENRAFDHYFGTLAGVRGFGDRFPIPLPDGRNVWQQRNASGQVILPFHLDGSVGNAQRANGTPHDWNDSQQAWDHGRMDQWPRYKNQISMGYFEQAEIPFQFALANAFTICDAYHCSMHTGTDANRSFFLTGTNGAVPTGTAFVTNEWDAIDGLPGGVDTGYTWTTYAERLEQAGVSWISYQNMPDEWGDNMLGAFRQFKRANIASGYPVSSGGSPGRPYTNTGQALPYHAYDPATDNANNPLYKGVANTLPGTSPENYLDAFRRDIREGRLPAVSWMNAPSIYCEHPGPSSPVQGAWFLQEVLDALTAVPEVWSKTVLIVNFDENDGYFDHVPSPSAPSPDGKGGFAGKTTLGAAEMAPEYFTHPKPAGSRSQPAPDGRVYGPGPRVPLFVISPWSRGGWVNSQVFDHTSVLRFLEARFGVMEPNISPFRRAVCGDLTSAFNFATPNTEVLPVLEGRRSKADADALRRQQERLQQIRPPVQQQLPLQAAGTRPSRALPYELATTCQVLPGAGSIANTRVQLSFINTGRQAAVFHVYDRLNLAALPRRYMVEAGKRLEDTWVPAGGGLYDLWVLGPNGYHRHFGGSAYRAVSAAQPRPEVQVRCDGRTGELVLLLSNAGSGPCSLTLQSNAYAAYSSSHTLAPRSETTLRLPVAGNGHWYDLSARVSGHPEYLRRLAGRVETGRHTVSDPALGA